A genomic stretch from Arachis stenosperma cultivar V10309 chromosome 3, arast.V10309.gnm1.PFL2, whole genome shotgun sequence includes:
- the LOC130966074 gene encoding 26S proteasome non-ATPase regulatory subunit 11 homolog yields MNLLFFFYPLCVFLLPLRDVPMLLPLPTILCLLPQRLHDLLLQVMTPQLLEMDLSFSCPVAKIPGTSALQIALCKEMRVEVRLAALLMENKEFSEVLTLLSSSVKEVRRLDDKLLLVDIELLESKLHFSLRNLPKAKAALTAARTAANAIYVLPAQQGTIDLQSGLLHAEEKD; encoded by the exons ATGAacctccttttcttcttctaccccctttgcgtcttccttcttcctcttcgCGATGTCCCTATGCTTCTTCCTCTACCCACTATCCTCTGCCTTCTTCCACAACGACTCCATGACCTACTTCTTCAAGTTATGACTCCACAG CTTTTGGAAATGGATCTGAGCTT CTCTTGTCCAGTTGCTAAAATTCCAGGGACATCTGCTCTTCAAATTGCACTCTGCAAAGAAATG AGAGTTGAGGTAAGGCTTGCAGCACTTCTAATGGAAAATAAAGAGTTTTCAGAAGTTTTGACTTTACTCTCCAGCTCGGTCAAAGAGGTTAGAAGATTAGATGACAAGCTTCTACTTGTAGACATAGAATTGCTGGAAAGTAAGCTACACTTCTCATTAAGGAACCTTCCAAAGGCAAAAGCTGCACTCACAGCAGCAAGAACAGCTGCAAATGCTATTTATGTGCTGCCGGCACAGCAAGGTACCATAGATCTACAGAGTGGATTACTGCATGCTGAGGAGAAGGATTAG